A part of Aquaspirillum sp. LM1 genomic DNA contains:
- a CDS encoding 2Fe-2S iron-sulfur cluster-binding protein, translating into MAKAKVTFEDIGVSVTVPAGTRLIEVSEKVGAGITYGCREGECCTCLTKVVSGAENLASPSMLEDQVLKDNMAPRNHRLACQAQILGGEVVVRPA; encoded by the coding sequence ATGGCCAAAGCCAAAGTCACGTTTGAAGATATCGGTGTTTCGGTCACCGTTCCCGCCGGCACCCGGCTGATTGAAGTGTCGGAAAAAGTGGGAGCCGGCATTACCTATGGCTGCCGCGAAGGCGAATGCTGCACCTGTCTGACCAAGGTGGTGTCGGGTGCTGAAAACCTGGCCAGCCCATCAATGCTGGAAGACCAGGTGCTGAAAGACAATATGGCCCCGCGCAACCACCGACTGGCCTGTCAGGCGCAGATTCTGGGGGGCGAAGTGGTGGTGCGGCCTGCCTAA
- a CDS encoding nitrogen fixation protein NifQ, whose translation MNGPDRLEYRAMLYTSLLQTASGPMQAGDHPNRLLLASLLAGQRSGMGCLPAQLGLEAADFQQLWLDYFPHAGLPTSRPAAVPDRVPEWDELYQFLLDHRAGQQPVEAWMATILTTACAGRDHLWQDLGLASRGELSQLIALNFPALAQANQGDMKWKKFIYRQLCAREGIYVCPAPSCNACADRPQCFGPEC comes from the coding sequence ATGAACGGTCCGGACCGCCTTGAATACCGCGCCATGCTGTATACCAGCCTGCTGCAAACTGCATCTGGCCCGATGCAGGCAGGCGATCATCCGAACCGGCTGTTGCTGGCCAGCCTGCTGGCCGGCCAGCGCAGCGGCATGGGCTGCCTGCCTGCCCAGCTGGGGCTGGAGGCCGCCGATTTCCAGCAACTCTGGCTGGACTATTTTCCGCACGCCGGTTTGCCCACCAGCCGACCGGCGGCTGTTCCTGACCGGGTGCCGGAATGGGACGAGCTGTACCAGTTTTTGCTTGATCACCGCGCCGGCCAGCAGCCGGTGGAAGCCTGGATGGCCACCATCCTCACCACCGCCTGCGCCGGGCGTGACCACCTCTGGCAGGATCTTGGCCTGGCCAGCCGGGGGGAGCTCAGTCAGCTGATTGCACTGAATTTCCCGGCTCTGGCCCAGGCCAACCAAGGTGACATGAAATGGAAAAAATTTATCTACCGGCAACTGTGCGCCCGCGAGGGGATTTACGTTTGCCCGGCGCCTTCCTGCAACGCGTGCGCCGATCGACCTCAGTGCTTTGGCCCCGAATGCTGA
- a CDS encoding ArsC/Spx/MgsR family protein gives MAELIFYEKPGCQGNARQKALLRSAGHQLTVRNLLTEPWTAERLQGFFGDLPVAQWFNRNAPAVKSGEVNPDALDASSALALMVKRPILIRRPLLELGDERWVGFDPAALDARIGLNGVAVPNGNLEACSHHGADAAAHAAACHAEGHAHEHCSP, from the coding sequence ATGGCCGAGCTGATCTTTTATGAAAAGCCCGGCTGCCAGGGCAACGCCCGACAAAAAGCCCTGCTGCGTTCGGCTGGCCACCAGCTGACCGTGCGCAATCTGCTGACCGAACCATGGACAGCGGAGCGCCTGCAGGGGTTTTTTGGCGATCTGCCGGTGGCGCAGTGGTTCAACCGCAACGCCCCTGCAGTGAAGTCTGGCGAGGTCAACCCCGACGCGCTGGACGCCAGCAGCGCGCTGGCGCTGATGGTGAAGCGACCGATCCTGATCCGTCGCCCGCTGCTGGAGCTGGGCGACGAGCGCTGGGTGGGCTTTGACCCGGCGGCGCTGGATGCGCGCATCGGCCTGAATGGCGTGGCAGTGCCCAACGGCAATCTGGAAGCCTGTTCACACCACGGCGCCGACGCGGCGGCGCATGCCGCCGCGTGCCATGCAGAGGGGCACGCACATGAACATTGTTCACCCTGA
- a CDS encoding 2Fe-2S iron-sulfur cluster-binding protein: protein MALITFSSHLHKDKTVYAVAGSLTQTILSLAKENHIPIDFGCGNGECGTCLVKVSSVDTKRSPMGGPLTDREINVLKEMGHITQAQIEQMRVDDIPPTQWRLACQMIVRDEDILVEYPSK, encoded by the coding sequence ATGGCGCTGATTACTTTTTCCAGCCATTTGCACAAAGACAAGACGGTGTACGCCGTCGCCGGCAGCCTGACCCAGACCATTCTGTCGCTGGCCAAGGAAAACCACATCCCGATCGACTTCGGCTGTGGCAATGGCGAATGCGGCACCTGTCTGGTCAAGGTGTCGTCGGTTGACACCAAGCGCTCGCCGATGGGCGGCCCGCTGACCGACCGCGAAATCAATGTGCTGAAAGAAATGGGCCACATCACCCAGGCGCAGATCGAACAAATGCGCGTGGACGACATTCCGCCGACCCAATGGCGGCTGGCTTGCCAGATGATCGTGCGTGACGAAGACATTCTGGTTGAATACCCGAGCAAATAA
- a CDS encoding 4Fe-4S dicluster domain-containing protein, with amino-acid sequence MALQIVDLCVNCWACVDVCPNQAVVEDIPHFLINDQACTECLGDHAEAQCAAICPVEGAIVNELGEPLNPPGSLTNIPLEKLRQLGLLDREAA; translated from the coding sequence ATGGCTCTGCAAATTGTCGATCTGTGCGTCAACTGCTGGGCGTGCGTGGACGTCTGTCCCAATCAGGCCGTGGTGGAAGACATCCCACACTTCCTGATCAACGACCAGGCCTGCACCGAGTGTCTGGGCGACCACGCCGAAGCGCAGTGTGCGGCGATTTGCCCGGTGGAAGGGGCCATTGTCAACGAGCTGGGCGAGCCGCTCAACCCGCCCGGCTCGCTGACCAACATTCCGCTGGAGAAGCTGCGCCAGCTGGGCCTGCTTGATCGGGAGGCCGCGTAA
- a CDS encoding FprA family A-type flavoprotein, which produces MNIVHPDQAVELAPGVHWIGALDPHLRRFDIILSTANGTSYNAYLVRGEHGVAVIDTVKEGFADDFFRRLESVARYDEITTIVLNHLEPDHSGALPELLRRAPNARVYLSVRAQMMLKALLKPSAGVAPPEYTPVTTGDTIDLGGRTLAFFHTPYLHWPDTQCTWLVEEGMLFSGDVFGCHYCDPRLFNDRVGDFRFSFEYYYAHIMRPFRAHVLDALELLDPLDIRLIAPAHGPILRHRPRDYLARYREMATPRLALDTDAQGEKTLAVFYLSAYGNTRSMAEAIAVGAERIAGVRVSLFDLEGGETAHFIDLIEAADGLAFGSPTLNGDAAPPIWSLLSSLTTVNVKGKFGAAFGSYGWSGEAVRLIEDRLRGLKLRVPVEGLRLKLVPDAAELDACRTLGETLARHLVGEAMPRELDMASL; this is translated from the coding sequence ATGAACATTGTTCACCCTGACCAGGCGGTTGAACTGGCCCCCGGCGTGCACTGGATTGGCGCGCTGGACCCTCACCTGCGCCGTTTCGACATCATCCTGTCCACCGCCAATGGCACCAGCTACAACGCGTATCTGGTGCGTGGCGAACACGGCGTGGCGGTGATCGACACGGTGAAGGAAGGTTTTGCCGACGATTTTTTTCGCCGGCTGGAGTCGGTGGCCCGCTACGACGAAATCACCACCATCGTGCTCAATCACCTGGAGCCCGACCACAGTGGCGCGTTGCCCGAGCTACTGCGCCGTGCGCCCAATGCCCGCGTTTACCTGTCGGTGCGCGCGCAGATGATGCTCAAGGCGCTGCTGAAGCCTTCTGCCGGCGTGGCTCCGCCCGAATACACGCCGGTGACCACCGGCGACACCATCGACCTAGGCGGGCGCACGCTGGCTTTTTTCCATACGCCCTACCTGCACTGGCCAGACACCCAGTGCACCTGGCTGGTGGAAGAAGGCATGCTGTTTTCCGGCGACGTATTTGGTTGTCACTACTGCGACCCACGCCTGTTCAACGACCGGGTGGGCGATTTCCGTTTTTCGTTTGAATATTACTACGCCCACATCATGCGTCCGTTCCGCGCGCATGTGCTGGATGCGCTGGAACTGCTCGATCCGCTGGACATCCGCCTGATTGCCCCGGCGCACGGGCCGATCCTGCGCCACCGTCCGCGCGACTACCTGGCCCGTTACCGGGAAATGGCCACCCCGCGTCTGGCGCTGGATACCGACGCCCAGGGCGAAAAAACCCTGGCGGTGTTTTATCTGTCTGCCTACGGCAATACCCGCAGCATGGCCGAGGCGATTGCCGTGGGTGCCGAGCGGATTGCCGGCGTGCGCGTGTCGCTGTTTGATCTGGAAGGCGGCGAAACCGCGCATTTTATTGACCTGATCGAAGCCGCCGACGGCCTGGCCTTTGGCAGCCCAACGCTGAACGGCGATGCCGCGCCGCCGATCTGGTCCTTGTTGTCATCGCTGACCACGGTCAACGTCAAAGGCAAGTTTGGCGCGGCGTTTGGCTCCTACGGCTGGAGCGGCGAGGCGGTGCGCCTGATTGAAGACCGCCTGCGTGGCCTCAAGCTGCGCGTGCCGGTGGAAGGCCTGCGCCTGAAGCTGGTGCCCGACGCCGCCGAGCTGGACGCCTGCCGCACCCTGGGCGAAACCCTGGCCCGCCACCTGGTGGGCGAGGCCATGCCACGCGAACTGGACATGGCCAGCCTGTGA